A part of Scleropages formosus chromosome 3, fSclFor1.1, whole genome shotgun sequence genomic DNA contains:
- the elovl8a gene encoding ELOVL fatty acid elongase 8a: MALLAQRIQTFYQWVLDNGDKRTDSWLLVYSPVPIIGIFILYLLSIWAGPKIMKNREPVNLKGVLIGYNFAMVGLSAYMFHEFLVTAWLANYSLLCQPVDYSNSALGMRMAKVCWWFFFSKVIELSDTFFFILRKKNSQLTFLHVYHHGTMIFNWWAGVKYVAGGQSFFIGVINTFVHVIMYLYYGLAALGPHMQRFLWWKRYLTSLQLIQFFILTIHTGYNYFAECDFPDSMNAVVLAYSISLIFLFSNFYYQNYLGKKSKKT; encoded by the exons ATGGCGTTGCTTGCTCAGAGGATCCAGACCTTTTACCAGTGGGTTCTAGACAATGGAG ACAAGAGGACGGACTCATGGCTGCTGGTTTACTCCCCAGTGCCCATCATCGGGATCTTCATCCTCTACCTCCTCAGCATATGGGCTGGGCCCAAGATCATGAAGAACAGGGAGCCCGTGAACCTCAAGGGTGTGCTCATAGGCTATAACTTTGCCATGGTCGGCCTCTCGGCTTACATGTTCCACGAG tTTTTGGTGACTGCCTGGCTGGCAAACTACAGCTTGCTATGTCAGCCAGTGGACTATAGCAACAGTGCTCTCGGCATGAGG ATGGCGAAAGTCTGTTGGTGGTTTTTCTTCTCCAAGGTCATAGAGCTCAGTGATACC TTCTTCTTCATTCTGAGGAAGAAGAATAGCCAGCTGACTTTCCTACATGTTTACCACCATGGGACGATGATCTTCAACTGGTGGGCCGGGGTCAAGTATGTGGCAGGTGGTCAGT CATTCTTCATTGGTGTGATCAACACATTTGTGCATGTGATCATGTACCTGTACTATGGGCTGGCTGCGCTTGGGCCTCACATGCAGAGGTTCCTGTGGTGGAAACGCTATCTAACTTCCCTTCAGCTG ATCCAGTTCTTCATTTTGACCATCCACACGGGTTACAACTACTTTGCCGAGTGCGACTTCCCTGATTCCATGAATGCCGTCGTCCTCGCCTATTCCATCAgcctcatcttcctcttcagCAACTTCTATTACCAGAACTACCTCGGCAAGAAAAGCAAGAAGACATGA